One Hordeum vulgare subsp. vulgare chromosome 4H, MorexV3_pseudomolecules_assembly, whole genome shotgun sequence DNA window includes the following coding sequences:
- the LOC123450805 gene encoding LRR receptor-like serine/threonine-protein kinase IOS1: MAANINERMMQLCWWSDATDMGASCHRAGGFISIDCGYTARPEYTDRKTNLTYVSDAGFTDAGLSHTVDLGRVLRADLAQRYSTVRFFPNGTRNCYTMRSLESGGKYFVRAVFAYGDYDTLNKPPTFDLYFGVNYWTTVTIVNASMPYGFDMIGISPANYLQICLVNTESGTPFISGLDLRPLAANLYPEVNLTQSLVLLSFFRPTVAFGFNRYHFGTDDHHIRYPVDPYDRVWQKYEDVPSWTDVLNKTNGTVKNPLTDQYGPPSALMRSASTPLNASRMDISWSTDSSMSPAADTSYIVLLYFTELEVVQGTRQFHVFVNNNPLEAAFSPTFLETTVLRGTVQGPGPHIVSLVETSSSTHQPVISAMEIYMLRPFNQSSIDSQDKKKNKTILVLQIAVPLIAAMVLLFVALLVLWQKSKKKPDLARSTRPFENRRFKYKELKRITNNFNREIGRGGFGPVYVGYLEDGTPVAVKMQSKASLQGKEEFLAEAHHLARVHHRNLVSLVGYCKDKKHLCLVYEYMDGGNLQNRLTGQEPLNWLQRLNVALDSAYGLEYLHKSCSPPLIHRDIKTGNILLTANLNAKLSDFGLSKAFSSETRTHTTTRVAGTPGYLDPEYHETSHLRESSDVYSFGTVLLVLISAQPAIITVGTERKAIGRWVRVRLLESDIESVIDPRIRGDCDLNSVWMVVELALHCTEHKGQDRPKIAEVVERLKDSLQLETSSRSLRSNSNSSGAGGSVSADAESVGVLDAELSGEASAR; this comes from the exons ATGGCAGCAAACATCAATGAGCGGATGATGCAACTGTGTTGGTGGTCAGATGCAACCGACATGGGAGCAAGTTGCCACCGTGCTGGGG GTTTCATAAGCATTGACTGCGGATATACAGCAAGGCCTGAGTACACTGACCGCAAGACAAATTTAACGTATGTAAGCGATGCGGGTTTCACTGATGCAGGATTAAGCCACACGGTTGACTTGGGTAGAGTGTTGAGAGCCGACCTTGCACAACGCTACTCTACTGTCCGCTTCTTCCCCAACGGAACGCGCAACTGCTACACGATGCGGTCCCTGGAATCTGGTGGCAAGTACTTCGTCAGGGCTGTGTTTGCTTATGGTGACTATGACACGCTAAACAAACCCCCAACCTTTGATCTTTATTTTGGGGTCAACTACTGGACGACGGTGACCATTGTCAATGCCAGTATGCCATATGGGTTTGATATGATCGGCATATCCCCTGCCAACTACTTGCAGATTTGCTTGGTGAACACAGAATCAGGAACTCCTTTCATCTCAGGGCTTGATTTGAGGCCGCTCGCAGCAAACCTCTATCCGGAGGTCAATCTGACACAGTCCCTGGTTTTGCTCAGCTTTTTCCGTCCGACAGTCGCTTTTGGGTTCAACCGCTACCACTTTGGAACAGACGATCACCACATTAG GTACCCAGTTGATCCCTACGACCGTGTGTGGCAGAAGTATGAAGATGTTCCCAGCTGGACGGACGTGTTGAACAAAACCAACGGGACAGTCAAGAATCCTCTGACCGACCAATACGGTCCACCATCTGCACTGATGCGTAGTGCGTCCACCCCATTGAACGCCTCGAGAATGGACATATCGTGGAGCACGGATTCATCCATGAGTCCTGCTGCTGACACCAGTTACATTGTGCTACTCTATTTCACTGAGTTGGAAGTAGTACAAGGCACGAGACAATTTCATGTCTTTGTGAATAACAACCCGTTAGAGGCTGCATTCAGTCCGACCTTCTTGGAGACTACTGTTCTTCGGGGGACCGTGCAAGGCCCTGGTCCTCATATTGTCTCTCTTGTAGAGACATCAAGCTCCACGCATCAGCCTGTGATTAGTGCCATGGAGATCTACATGCTGCGTCCGTTTAATCAATCTAGCATTGACTCACAAG ataaaaagaagaacaagacaatACTCGTGCTCCAGATTGCTGTTCCACTAATTGCTGCAATGGTTCTACTGTTTGTGGCTCTACTTGTGCTTTGGCAGAAAAGTAAGAAGAAACCAG ATTTGGCTCGTTCCACTCGTCCATTTGAGAACCGGAGGTTCAAGTACAAGGAGCTCAAGCGCATCACAAATAACTTCAACCGTGAAATTGGAAGGGGTGGGTTTGGCCCTGTCTATGTCGGTTATTTGGAGGATGGAACTCCTGTTGCAGTGAAGATGCAGTCTAAGGCATCTTTACAAGggaaagaagaatttctggctgaG GCTCACCACCTGGCTAGGGTTCATCACAGGAATTTGGTCTCTTTGGTTGGTTACTGCAAGGACAAGAAACATCTATGCCTTGTCTACGAGTACATGGATGGTGGGAATCTACAGAATCGGCTCACAG GTCAAGAACCACTTAATTGGCTGCAACGCCTTAATGTTGCGTTGGACTCTGCCTATG GGCTGGAGTACTTGCACAAATCCTGCAGCCCGCCGTTGATCCATAGAGATATTAAGACCGGGAACATCCTTCTAACTGCCAATCTGAATGCCAagttgtcggattttgggctgTCAAAGGCTTTCAGCAGTGAAACCAGAACACACACGACCACCCGGGTGGCCGGTACCCCTGGATACCTTGACCCGGA GTACCATGAGACCTCCCATCTAAGAGAGAGCAGCGATGTGTACAGCTTTGGGACTGTTCTCCTGGTGCTCATCTCGGCGCAACCAGCGatcatcaccgtcggcacagaaaGGAAAGCCATCGGCCGTTGGGTGCGAGTCAGGCTCTTGGAAAGCGATATCGAGAGCGTGATTGACCCAAGGATAAGGGGAGATTGCGATCTCAACTCGGTATGGATGGTGGTGGAACTGGCTCTGCACTGCACGGAGCACAAGGGGCAGGACCGGCCAAAGATAGCAGAGGTTGTGGAGCGGCTCAAGGACAGCTTGCAGCTGGAGACGTCGTCGCGCTCTCTGAGGTCCAACTCCAACTCGAGCGGGGCAGGTGGTTCTGTGTCTGCGGACGCCGAGTCTGTTGGTGTCCTTGACGCTGAACTCAGTGGAGAGGCATCAGCGCGGTGA